The following is a genomic window from Antechinus flavipes isolate AdamAnt ecotype Samford, QLD, Australia chromosome 3, AdamAnt_v2, whole genome shotgun sequence.
TGCTTATAAGCATGCCCAAATCTCTTCCATTTCCCCCAAATCATCACTTAATCTGTCTATCCCCATTAGCCATCATTCAATATTTCTCCTCACTTTTGTGATTAAACTCTTTGAGAAGACTATCTACAATTGGTACCTCTACGTTCTTTCTTTACTATTAAGTTTCTATATTCTGACTTCAACCTCATATACACTTATCATATTGCTCTCTCAAAAGTTACTTAATTGCCAGATCTGATGTCTCTTTttcaattctcattcttcttgacttttgttaCTGTTGATTACCCTCTTCTCTttgatactttcttttctctgtttttgtgtgACACTAATCTATCCTAGTTTTCCTATCTGTCTGACCCCTCTTTTTGGAggtcttattttccttattctccTTCATCCAGCTCACTCCTGCTACTCTTGAATATACCACATTGCCCCTATCTCATTTATTAATATCatctcccatggatttaattatatttctacGTAAATAATGCTCACATTTACCTACTTCTCTCCTAATCTTTAGCCTTGCATCTCCAGTAACCATCACAATGGTCATCCCAAACTGTATTCCAAATAGACATTTtatcctcattctctttcttccaaaattttcctcttttctctattttcctattattatcaagagcatcaatatttttttcagctCAAGTTCTGGTCAACCTAAGTGTCATCTTACTTCCCATATCTGATCTGCTGCCAAGGTCTGTTATTCCCCTTGCTCAACATTTTTCATATACATCCTCTTCTGTCCCTTATTTGCATGCCTCTGGTGCAGATCATTATTTGATCCTTGCATTATTTGATATCTGCAATAACCTAGTGGAGATTTTCCTAAACTCCAGTGTCTCCCAATAActtccaagataaaaaaaaagtcctgtttGGGATTCAAAGGTCTTCATAACCTGACACTGAAATATCCCAgataataaaattcaagacagccatggtggttcataatttagagacaatttattttttactggCCTAGATGGCTTGCATGGCCGGGACAGACCTCCAGTAGGGTTCCAGCATGGTGGAACTGAAGTAGggagccttataagcattcttgctCACCCTTGCTGTCACATTTTGATGTTAAACAGTGACTCAATTTTACAGGATGAAGAATACAATGGCAGATGTTTAACATAGTTTATAGGTCAGGGTTATCAAACAGATACCCCTCTTTGTTGAGTAGGCACTGTGAAGTGCAAAACTCCTCCTTTAATCCAGCTGAGCAGACATTTCTCTGAAAGCCCGAGGCCCTTAACCTAAAGACTGAGGGAGAGGAGGGtaggccagtcctttgtccatttcaacaCCAATCTTCCTACATCTGGCACAACACAATGTATTCTGTGATCCAGTCacactggcttccttgctgtcAGCAAGACATTCCTCCCAACTCTTGCATTTTTACTCTGTCGCTCATGCTTGTGAGTgtaatgggaaactgaggacttctcagaatagtCACTTGATAATTCCAGACCCATTTCAAAGGTTTTAATCATTAACACTCtgggaaggagaacaaaaaaCTTGCTCTTCTAGTAGAAATAAGTGAGAAGATCTCCTGGACTTCTACTTAACTACTTAGAGAAGAATCTAACTATTTAATGGTCTGGAGATAGTCTAAGAGGTCCATAAACTGGTTAATCTCTATTTGTTGGTTGGGGAAGCCCGAGGTAAACTAAGTCTCCTTGGTTATTCTAGCTTAATGGACTACTTACCTCAAAAACAAATCTCCTTATTGTGGGGGGATTATAtggttttttttataaaattgttaactaaggtagattgaatTTATAGCTTAGATTCAGTTTATCTGGGGAATTTGGGGAAATGAAAAAGGGTGCTCACACTGGCTCAAGTAAACAGTTGTAAACCTTGTGAAATTGACTACCATAAATGCATAAGTTTAGGAAAACACACCTGTAAACAGTAAAACTGATCATATGGGCCTGACCGGAATTTGGCAAATTTGTGCCACAGTGTGGGGAAGTGAGAATTGATCGATAAGGGGAGGGGTGTCATGAATTCTTGTGATCCCGACTATATAACTCACTTCAATCTCTGTAGAAATTCTGGTGGAATTCCAGTGGAGAGATGTTCCATTCGTTTCTTGCAAGattctaaaataaagactcttaCTCTTCACTTGAGATAGCTCAAGTATTTGTAAATTGGATTCGCCATACGATAAACTTGGAATTTTCTCCGTTTCCTTTCTTGGTTTCCTTGAAGACTCAGCCAGAATCCTGCCTTCTACAATTCTTTAGCTTCTCCCAGTTCTCCTGAATCTTgtgccttccctttgagattatctccagtttatatCTTCTCTAGTTTCTCCAGAGCTGTTTGCATGTTCCATGCATTAGACTGAGAGCTTCTCTAGGACAGAGGTAATCTATTTGCCTTCCTTTAGGCTCTTTTAGAGCTTAAAACAGTGTCTACCACAGAGCagacgcttaataaatgcttattgactgaaatTCTTTCAATCAACAGTGGTAAACGTGTATTGCAAGGCATATTCTTTGTCTTAATATTTGCAGGGACAATCTCGGGAAGAAACACGATCAAAAAGGAAATCCGAAGAGTTAGTTTAGAACTGGGACATCAAAATTCCGTCGCTGAGGACAGGACCGCCCTTTTGATCTGAAGCATGCGCAGTGAGGCCGAGGAAAACCCCCTATTCCCGCGCCCCgcctctttttcccccctcttcctctctcaacATCTGGGATTAAAGGCGGAAACTAGAGCTAGGTAGCTTCCGCTCTTCTCTCCGCCCCTTCCCCGCCTCTACTCTCTTTCTTACCCTGCCTTCCTTTGGGCACGCATGCGCCCCTCCGGGGCTTCAGAGCCTCGCCCACTTCCTTCGTTGCGCGCGGGCTGGCGGGCAGTTTGAAAGCAATGGCGGAATCGGATCCTTTGGAGACTACCTTCCAGAAGTCCTTACACATTCAGAAGCTAAAGGCCCGAGAAGTTACGGAGGAGGACGTCCTGCGCTGTATGCAAAAACAGTCGAAGATCATCAATGGCCCCGGAACTGGTAATGACCTGGACGCGCGGCGGCAGGAGATGCCGTGCGTATTCCTGTGCTCCCGCTGCCAGCGGCCCTTGGGGGACTCGATGAGCTGGGAAGGCACAGACTTTGACGGCAACTGCTTCTTCCTGCGCGGTGAGACtgtaggggagagggagaagagggaggaatggggagaaaaggagagagcaaGAAGCTGCAagtagaaggagaagggagggaaaaagaagggcaGGAAGAGGAGGGGTAAAGGAGGGattgggaagggggggagggggagggagtgggagtgAAGGATGGTAttcaaaactagaaaaatattttggtttcctcccaattatatattaaaacaactttagaaaatatttttttaaagttttgagttccaaattccacctctccttcctcttccccactcCGTGAAACGGTAAGAAATCAAATATGAGTTATAGAAGTGTAGTAGCTTCGGGGACCCCTTTGCttcctctcccccactccccGTGTTTTAAACTCTATTtcgatttccttatctataaaatgggaattattgcACCTACCTCCTAGAGTATTGTTATGAGattaaatgagaataatcattaagcacttagcacagtgtccggCATTTTGTGCAATTTAAATGttactttttattattgtagACCTTAAATACTAGCTGTGGTGATGATAGTGTGATTTTTGGAGTGTCTCTtacctctttggacctcagttttctgtaAATTATAAGGTTAGATTAGGTAATCTCCGAGGTCTTTAACTAAAGGCCTAGGGACCTTTTTCTCATATCAGTCCTAGGAGGTAGATGGTTTATATAAGGGTTGTGCACTgtttaaagatgaggaagacaGACTAAGACATTTCCCTGTGTGGACCATTTTGGGCAAATCAGATAACCTCTCGAttgattttcctaattttatttttgcatttttatttttcaaaacacatgagTGGACAATTCATCAACactagcccttgcaaaaccctgtatttGTCTAAAACCTGCATATTTTTTGCAGTCATGGACCACAAATTAAGGACCACATCGACTAAATATTGCCTCAATTCTAGTACTTTATATGCtattcacattttaaagatgaagaaaaaactcAAGAGTTGACTTATTTCCACACGTTCTTAGCTGATGAGTAGCTTTACTCTGACCAGTGCACTTTTCAATGCATTGTGTGAACATCATTCTCTTGGGTTCTCACAGTTCAGAAGATCATGCTAGACCTTTTGTTTATAATATGTTTATTTACAAACTAAAATTTTTTAGGTAATTTTAGAGTTACTAGTAGTTATAGTAATGTATTTTACTCTGACAATGCAATTACTAAAAATTACTTTTGGTGAATGAATAATTTATTTCCAAGGAATCCTTATCTAGTCACTTATTTCAGAAGCATCAGAAAAAATCCAACCTCTTcacttcccccccaccccaacagTTAAGTACCAATTTTGTGCAGAGCACTGTGCTGCCTGAGATTCAAAGTTTAGCACATAACTGGTACCTACTTCCTAGGAGATAAGTCTAATAAGAAGATAAGACACCAATatatgtaacctatttaatatgtataggactgtttgccatctgggggaggggacggagcgggggaggggaaaaaatcggaacagaagtgagtgcaagggataatgctgtaaaaaattaccctggcatgggttctgtcaataaaaagttatttaatgaaaaaaaaaaaaaaagacaccaatATAGCTGCCCTGTGATATTGTAAATTATAGTCACATTAGACCAAGTGCTATATGAGATCCGAGCTTAGTTTTAGTACTAGCTCAAGTACTGTGTTGTGATATTGCTGATATAATATTTTGTGAGATGTGTGCCAACACTGTAAAGTAATCTAGCTGTAACTGACATAAATGGtccccaaataatttttaaataacaaagcatttttctttgcAAGAATTGTCAAATTTTTGACATTGAtggaaagaatattttgaaaaatattgtgtAAAATTTTAAGAAGTAAGAAAGAAGACTAAGTTATGCAACTAACTGGGGACCATGTACTTCTAACTCAAGTATACCACATTACAGATATTAATCCACTTTGTAGGGTTGTCTAAGAAAATGACTGTTATGATTGGTGCTATTATGCTAGTAAAAACTTCTTTTTGAATGAGtttcttatttgttaaatgaaaacattggattagataaaatattatatcTTGCATAGCTCTAAAAATTCCGTGAGAATGTCAATAACCAGCTGTTACCTTTTTCTCATTCTAGCAGTCTCAGCTAATGTTTATGTGGATAAAGAACAGAAGCTATCCactagaaaaaatgaatatggCTGGTAAGATGAAAGTTAATTATCCATGTATAATgcttaattcaataaaattttttaaacatacgCAAGCCATTGTAATAGGTACTAGGcattataagaaaaattagagggggcagctaggtcatgcagtggatagagccctgaagtcaggaggatctgagttcaaatgtggcctcataaGACACTTTAAGACTTACTagtgtataaccctgggcaagtcacttgaccccaattgcctcagcaaaaaattaaaaaaaaaaaagaagaaaaggaaaaaaaaaaaaaaaacttcagtccTAAAAGTGCTTTAATATTCTATTGGAGCAATAATAGTTATGtacaaggtaatttgaggaggagaaagagcattAACAACTATCAGGATGAGGAAAggtctttaatttttataaaataaaatttattgtgaACTTGCTTGACtcatacatattttcatatgcaaaaaaattcccagaaaaagGCAGTGTATATAGAACTGAATTTCTATAAAGTATAGCTTGGCTTTTTAAAAGTCTACTTTATTGTGGTAGTACCAATGCTGGCCTCCTTTGTGCCCTCCTCTCTTttgtatatgtttaaaattagtcattaattttcttttttttttggcattactATGCTATCCCTACAGCCTTGTAtaagtttccttttttccccttttccattgTAATAGCATAATAGTaatccatcacattcatatacaataacttgttcagccattccccaggtgatgggtacttcctttaatttctagttccttacTGCTACAGTAagagccactataaatatttctgtatatatagatccttttcttatttcttgaatTGTTTTGCTGTTTAGTATAGGTGGGGCAAATAGTATACATACTTAGTAATTtggggggcatagttccaaattgttgtgCAGAATGGCTAAACCAGGTGTTCACAGcttctaccaacagtgcattaatatgCCTGTTTCTCCTCAGcccatccaacatttgtcattatcctttcatctttatatatattagttggagaatggctcttattcttacaaatttgaatcatttcctttccatatcttagaaataaaacctttatcaaagaaacttgctacaaagattttttttttccttcagttactgatttcccttctaattttgactgcattggttttacttttatataatcaaaattgttcattttattttctgtatcttCTCTATTCCCTGTTCAGCCATGGACTTACTCCCTATTCATAGATATGAAAAGTACTTTCTtgcttctttaactttttatgtAATGAtactttatatctaggtcatacagctagtggaagcttatcttggtatttggtatgagatgttggtatctgcctaatttctaccaaatCATTACCTACTTTTCAAGTAGTTTTCCTTAAAGTGAGTCTTTACCCCCAGTAGTTGGGGTCTTTTGGTTTTCATTTGCTTCTTTATATATTATACCTAAATCTCATTCACAGATTGACTTCTCTGTTTTTTAACCAAATCAACCTGATAATTGTTGCTTTGTCATGTAActtgagatctggtactgctgggtccccttctttttttcccctttactttccctgagattcttgatctttttgttgCTTTAGAAGAATGttgttattatcttatttattacTATAAACTATTTGTTttatagtttgattggtatgacacttaATATTtaggtttttattattttattatattggtttagTGTAGGTATGAGTAGTTAATATTCCTCTAATTATTTTTTGGCCGATATTTccataaagttttttatttttagttatgttCACAGAGTTTCTTTCTGTGTCCTAGTAGGTAGAGTTCTGAAAATTTTGTACattctttagttattttaaatgggatttctcctttcatttcttccttttggattttgttgatgatacACAGAAATGATGCAAGGATCCAcgtccattatcaccactgctGTTTGATATAGTATTAGTTATAgcaataaagcaaaaagaaattgagggaataaacataggcaaaaaaaaaaaaccaacccacaaaagtattttttgcagattatataataatttacatagagaaccctaaagaaaagattcaactaaaaattatttgaaacaatAACTTCAACAGAGttgcaagaaataaaataaatacacagacGTCCTCATTTTGGCCATTTCAGATAAGTAAGTTTCATTAAGTCCTACCTCCCCAGTTTCATATATCATGTTGATATATTCTTTTGGGGGCCCCAGTTTTGAGAAGTagtgtgtttttctctttccttccttttttatttattccccagtttattcatttttttccctcccttttctttcctcgtTTGACATATATGGGACAATCAAACCCTCCTAGGGTTTTGTTTAGTTCTTTCTATGACCTATAAAGTCGAGAACTAAGAggacttttcacttttctccagcTATTAGCATGTACACACTTCCTTCGTTAGCCACTTAAAATTGCTTAAATTATTTACCTTTCTGGCTCTTttgaatttcaatatttttgtccagctagtcttttcatcaagaattcttGAAAGCTCTTTCTTCTTGTAAAAATCTTACTCTTCTCAATAGGAATACGTTCATTTTTGCAGAGTAAGCAAACTCTTAGTGAGAAGTCTTTTGCTTTTTGAATTGTCATTTCCAAGATTTTCACTCTTTATAGGAGTTTGACTGActtgggtggtgcagtggatagagccccgggctgggagtcaggaagacttgagctcatatccagcctcagagaTTTATTAGCTGTTAAGATCTgaggtaagtcatttaatatctctttgccatagtttcttcatctgtaaaatggagataatgaaagcacctacctctcagggttgtgaaggatcaattgagataattgtaaagcacttagcacaatgcctagaacatagtaagtgctttgtaaatgttagctgttattattatgttCCTGACACTATACTGAGCTATACTGAgtcctagggatacaaaaagaggcaagagttctagacagtccctgccctctagAAGCTTACACTGTGCTATGATActaagaagtcacttaacctctgtctacctcatATTTTTCTACTGTGAAATAGAGATATTAACactttgttgtgaggatcagatgagatattatttctaaagtgctttacaaatattaaaacctatataaatgctaactaataTTATCCTGAATATGGGCTTCTTCATATTTGAACTTTTTCTTCTTGGCTGCTTgtgctattttttctttgacttagaaGCCCTGGGTTCagatgtttacaatttgggattttcttaggatggtttttttatattttcactttgCCTTCTGTTTTCTGATAGATCTGGACAGttttttaatgtgatttcttGAAGCTTGGTATCCTGGTTTTTTGTTTGCTGTGATTTTCAAGGAATTTgatgatttgttatttttccttgaCCTGTTTTCTTGTTTAATtggtttttctattttacatgctttttgttttttttcagtcttttgactttatttttatttcttgtttactGGTTGAATTATTTGGTTTTGtgtattctgtttttcaggaagttcaTTTGagtaaaattttcaattttgtgtttTAACTTACTCTTAGTTTTTTTCCTAAGAGctctcatttaatattttatcttttgttgaattttttatgACTACTTTTGGAGGACTTGTGACtaatcatttatttctgttttcttttgagtTAATCTTTTATGTTATCTCTTGAaccatattttttcattgttctttgctttcttttttttttccctccttattcTCAATTCAGTTCTTAAAGTGGGACTTTGTGCTAGAGACattctttatttcataaaatatttaatgatggTGGAGACAAACCCTGTTTCTTTTTATGCCTTCTGTAGTTTAAATGTACTGCCATTGCTGTTTTAGATGGGTATCTGGGGCCAGGTCTTTCCTTTTGTGGCATAGTCCAAGGGTTGATCCCagctcttctctgtctctttgcacATTCCCTAACAGGGAATTCTCTGTGTTCTACTGTGACTCTCTAAGTTCAGTTCATTGTTGGAAAACTTCTTTTTCTCAGGCCTCCTGCAAATCTTCCTGGCCTTTGAGCTGGCCTTATTTTCTGTTGATGTGAATGGGGACAGGTTTTGTCCCTTACTGCTACCAAAACAGGTCAGGGCTAAGATCCGATGGGCTTCAGGTCCTGAGTACTGAATAGTTCCTCTTGCACAGTGCCCTTCCACAATTTCAGCCTCTGAGAAATTAGTCTGAATTGGGGGCACTTGCACAAAGCACTCGTGAGCTACTATCCCCATGTGATTGAGCTTCTTTCAGGTACTTTTGATGGGTCTCAGAGAGCTCACCAAATTATTGACCTATTGACTTAGGATGCCAGCCGACTTCAGACCTTTTTATATCAGTTTGCTCCATTTTTGAGACTCTTCTCTGAACCATGATAGGTTTCTTGACTTTCTGTAGTCCTGGATCAGATGGAAGAACTTAACTGCTGTTTTTTCTATGGTGCTCTTGATCACTGATCTTTCTGGTATTCTTTTAAATGTGTTTGCTCTGTGTGcttctctttgatcatttatgGTTCTCTCTTAGCCAGAAGCTAAGAATTGAGTATTAAAAGAAGTTAAGAATTCTGATAGGCCAAGGTGAGGTGAAGGTGtgaattctaggcatggagaaTCCAAATTCACAAAAGTGGTGGGGAAAGGGGGTTAGAGTGTTCAATATAGCTGAAACAAACAGTAGATTATGGGGCATACCATGAGAAGTTGGATATATGGGCTTAAGCCAGACTTAGGGACTTTAGAGGACTTTAAACACCAAAGTTAGACGTTTGTATTTTATGCTATAGACAATAGGGGTCCATTAAAAGCTTTTTGCTTGGGGGTGTAACATGGTACAAAAAGGGTAGATTGGAGGAGACAGAGGGGAAGCAGGGaggctattttattattatggtgAGAGATAATGAAAATTAACGTTAACATCATAATGTTAATATTATGTATTCTGTGCATAACATGCATGTAACAATAATTGTTTTTTATGGCTTTGACAGTAATGGCAACTTTTTTAAAGTTGGGATTTTTAAAGTGGGGGATTTAGGGTTGGGTTGGCAAACATTGATAACTAGTTTTCTCAATGGCAGAAGCCAGATTAAAGAGTCTTGAAGTGTAGCTGATAGCTCTACTATTTCTGACTGATGGGGGAGACAATCAATAGTCCCATAGAAATGCTTTGAATGGATccatttatctcttcttttgtgAATCAGCTCCCTCACTTCCCATTGGTTGTTGATCTGCCTGGGAGACTCTGACTACTTATTATTAAATTCTCTAGTTTAATAGGATCCAAAATGATTTTAGTGAATTGAGATTTTACTGTATGAGTTTATAAATGCAGAAAGTATATGGGTTAAATGGGATATCAAAACTGGATAAGGTTAGTTGAGGAAGGCTTACTGCAGAGGATTTTTCATTATTGATGAAGGACGTGAGAAACTTGGAATAATAGGGAATGAGGAGAATGAAATgtaaataagatcaaaatagagaATCATGGGGCTTTTTTGTGTATGTAATAACATAAATTTTATTAGAAGGGAGAATACAGGATTATTCCAatattttaagtgcttactacatgcatatatccatatatagCTTGATTGTAAATCCCTAGACTCCTTCAAGCTCCACTAAAGTCCTGTCTCTTCtacttgaagcctttcctgattcccttagTTGCTAGTGTCCCACCTCCACCCTGGAATTACTTCATATTTactatgtgtgtttattttacacacacacatacacatacacacacactcacactcatataATTATGTTACACGtgtttttatatacacacacacacacacacacacacatacacatatattatatacacacacacggtgttccaaaagtctttatttgtATTTGCTTAATGTATCTATGTGGTATTTAAGAAAACTTGATGTTTGATTAATAATTTTGATCAGTATGtttgaagaattttaattttaaagaatagttTATGGTTTTATAACAgttgaaatcttttaaaatataaacaagcaTAGTCTTTTCTAAAGCAATGATTTTTCTTTAGCATGATTGAAACTTTGAGTTGTAATGGATGTTCACTGAATATTGGCCAAATATACAGATGTACACCCAGACATCTTGATTATAAGCGAGACTTGTTTTGCTTCGATGTTTCATCAGTTGATGGGTAAGTCCATTTTATTGAGTGTTACTTTAAAATTGGttcttggaaaatgaaaggatgtaaAATGAATTTGTAAGTATTTACATACAGTTCTTACTAAGCAGTTATGGTTCCATAACTGGTGACGGGTGGCTTCTGGTGTAGCCCCACTAAGAATCTTCCAGCTTCCCACTGTGGCTGTGGGGGCTGCAGAACTGTGGATGGGGTAGGACCATGCACTCCTTCCTAGGAAAGTTAAGTGAGAACTGGCTGTGGTTTAATTCTTGTTGCAAACCcaaaagttttattatttaagTAGACTCTAATCTTTGATATGATTTGTCAAAAGGGACTATTAAccaatttaaataaatgtttatgattttGGTTAGGAGTATGAAGGCttccttttattttgagaatattgtaatttgcatatttttatatatttagatgtgTTGTCAGTTTGGAATCAACTTTGTGCTTTATTGGGGGGGTATACATTTGAATCCCTCAGTTTTCTTTCCCCTTGCCATAGAGCACATTTCAGGGTCACAGCCCTATGAAATATACTTGGAGAAGGGAAGTTCATTGGAATCTTAGCATAAAGCATAATTAATAGTATGATAGTTATCAAAAGAATCATGTGAATACTGATATATAACCATTAATTCTCAAGTTGGGTATTCAAGTCTCGTGTCCCAAGTCTCGTAAGATAATACTCAgaatattttaggtttttt
Proteins encoded in this region:
- the MIS18A gene encoding protein Mis18-alpha, which gives rise to MAESDPLETTFQKSLHIQKLKAREVTEEDVLRCMQKQSKIINGPGTGNDLDARRQEMPCVFLCSRCQRPLGDSMSWEGTDFDGNCFFLRAVSANVYVDKEQKLSTRKNEYGCMIETLSCNGCSLNIGQIYRCTPRHLDYKRDLFCFDVSSVDGYILGSAENEAMPENEEPVTLDKQDVMESLLKKLQVIMHGLELRVSLVESIVSGLCDTT